From the Euphorbia lathyris chromosome 6, ddEupLath1.1, whole genome shotgun sequence genome, one window contains:
- the LOC136233157 gene encoding mitochondrial pyruvate carrier 1-like has product MGLLKSFWNSPIGPKTTHFWGPVFNWSLPIAAFMDRNKPPEDISGNMTAVMCIYSGLFMRFSWVVKPRNIHLLVCHVSNETVQLYQLGRWIKAPRSQPQEEKEL; this is encoded by the exons ATGGGATTGTTGAAGTCATTTTGGAATAGTCCTATTGGTCCTAAAACTACACATTTTTGGGGTCCTGTTTTCAACTGGAGCCTTCCTATAGCA GCATTTATGGACAGAAATAAGCCTCCGGAGGATATATCTGGCAACATGACTGCAG TAATGTGCATTTACTCTGGATTGTTCATGAGATTTTCATGGGTGGTAAAGCCGCGAAATATACATCTTCTTGTATGCCATGTCTCTAATGAAACAGTTCAACTTTATCAGCTAGGCAGATGGATCAAGGCTCCAAG ATCCCAACCACAGGAGGAGAAAGAGCTATAA
- the LOC136233156 gene encoding sister chromatid cohesion 1 protein 2 isoform X1 yields MFYSHCLVSRNGPLGAIWMAAYFLNKLNKSQVTQIDISSSVDKILQDEVDVVTYRVLAYLLLGVVRVFSKKVEYLFNDCNKALLKIRDLMVSNKDSTQLETLCAPYFSITMPEKFELDAFDLEILEDAIGGHVLPHEDITLKESRLETEITFLQTSDKHRYEEFATCQDICSASHNLSEDVLASHQSRCNVEMGASHDLSNLEASKEMHQGDGSSLHEPVDHEMSSMVEEEPLNPVKLYTDKHHSKKEHTQVLEVVGLDGMHEEPSMQELWGKSICEEALLNLQIFSEVGQEDDNRAKLSCEHHQTNAEELEAANEAQLLVENHQIIEEDCNGINDKIIEEHCDVTNTEASMEKLRDNRVSHEEHKDMELFSMVEEPPEYGEIFDGEHQNNSEHGKLLMVEEPAENTRSFGEKHQTAVQHKSSLDGSPSGNMKFKIFSEDRSLSVTLDTTPTSKFPNASGVSTPEVLGIPTPVAKEGPRVPRKRKCHFDDVIVFPNNVIRRCIEDSTDLVSKRRKAPHTALDAWRAHHVSSLSHCFLEPLIPCSSSELRSLFCQQKLKIPASLDSENLKGKFVSEYPDANSSVENVESLQRLDESKACNDGRSVENTNSLDEPNVSISLTVNRLVEAVEPPEKVDVSGSPTAARSLEQTAIAPETPVQCTKSLRSFESPERPEVSDLDRVRLESEREEKDQSSDKQQDSDLSFINEGTKSSERDNQDQKMVEFLSHKYLIADGLCARTRLVMKYLNKYFLNQKKKKEEEVVSLMPLVEGRSKKRSAMLFYEILVLKSKGYVDVKQESAYEEILVWKSSCWEGACDKSWVG; encoded by the exons ATGTTTTACTCTCACTGTCTTGTATCAAGGAATGGGCCATTAGGTGCTATTTGGATGGCCGCTTACTTCCTCAAcaaactcaacaagtcacaggTCACTCAAATTGATATCTCCTCTTCAGTTG ATAAAATTTTGCAAGATGAAGTTGATGTTGTCACATACAGGGTTCTTGCCTACCTTCTTCTTGGTGTTGTCAGGGtgttctccaagaaggttgaaTATCTTTTCAATGACTGCAATAAGGCTTTACTTAAAATCAGGGATTTAATGGTTTCAAATAAAGACAGTACACAGCTGGAAACCCTATGTGCACCTTATTTCTCTATTACCATGCCGGAAAAATTTGAACTTGATGCTTTTGATCTAGAGATCCTTGAAGATGCAATTGG AGGCCATGTCTTGCCCCATGAAGATATCACCCTTAAAG AGAGCAGGCTGGAAACTGAGATCACATTTCTGCAAACTTCAGACAAG CATCGCTATGAGGAATTTGCTACCTGTCAGGATATTTGCTCTGCATCTCACAATCTGAGTGAAGA TGTTCTTGCTTCTCACCAGAGCAGATGTAATGTGGAGATGGGCGCATCCCATGATTTAAGCAACTTAGAAGCAAGCAAGGAGATGCATCAGGGTGATGGGTCATCTCTACATGAACCTGTGGACCATGAAATGTCTTCTATGGTTGAGGAAGAGCCTCTGAACCCTGTTAAACTATATACTGATAAACACCACAGCAAAAAAGAGCATACACAGGTTTTGGAAGTTGTAGGTTTGGACGGAATGCATGAAGAACCAAGTATGCAGGAGCTTTGGGGTAAAAGTATATGTGAAGAAGCACTTTTGAACCTTCAGATCTTCAGCGAGGTTGGGCAAGAAGATGACAACCGTGCTAAGCTATCATGTGAACATCATCAAACTAATGCAGAAGAGCTGGAAGCTGCAAATGAGGCACAATTACTAGTTGAAAATCATCAGATTATTGAAGAAGACTGCAATGGTATAAATGATAAGATCATAGAAGAACACTGTGATGTGACTAACACTGAAGCAAGCATGGAGAAGCTTAGAGACAATAGAGTCTCTCATGAAGAACATAAGGACATGGAATTGTTTAGTATGGTCGAGGAGCCTCCAGAATATGGTGAAATTTTTGATGGAGAGCATCAGAACAACTCAGAGCACGGAAAGTTATTAATGGTTGAGGAGCCTGCAGAAAACACTAGATCATTTGGTGAGAAGCATCAAACTGCAGTACAGCACAAATCATCATTAGATGGGTCTCCTTCAGGAAATATGAAGTTTAAAATCTTCTCAGAAGATCGTTCATTGTCTGTTACTTTAGATACAACTCCTACATCCAAGTTCCCAAATGCTTCAG GTGTTAGTACACCAGAGGTTTTGGGTATTCCTACCCCAGTTGCTAAGGAGGGTCCTCGGGTTCCAAGGAAAAGAAAGTGTCATTTTGATGATGTGATAGTATTTCCTAACAA TGTGATTAGGCGATGCATAGAAGACTCAACTGACTTGGTGTCTAAACGAAGAAAAGCTCCACATACTGCTCTAGATGCTTGGAGAGCCCATCATGTTTCTAGTCTTTCTCATTGTTTCTTGGAACCATTGATTCCCT GTAGTTCATCAGAGCTCAGATCACTTTTTTGCCAACAGAAATTAAAGATTCCAGCATCACTTGATTCTGAAAACCTTAAAGGAAAGTTTGTATCTGAGTATCCAGATGCTAATAGCTCAGTAGAAAATGTTGAATCTCTGCAGAGGTTAGATGAGTCAAAAGCCTGTAATGATGGTAGATCAGTTGAAAATACGAACTCCTTAGATGAGCCAAACGTGTCAATATCTCTCACTGTCAATAGATTAGTTGAAGCTGTGGAACCTCCAGAGAAAGTAGACGTATCAGGATCTCCTACTGCTGCTAGATCTCTAGAGCAAACAGCAATTGCTCCAGAAACACCTGTTCAGTGTACTAAATCACTGAGGTCTTTTGAAAGCCCTGAAAGACCTGAAGTGTCCGACTTGGATAGAGTGAGACTCGAATCtgaaagagaagagaaagacCAGTCTTCTGATAAGCAGCAAGATTCTGATCTCAGTTTCATAAATGAG GGTACAAAATCAAGTGAAAGAGATAACCAAGACCAGA AAATGGTGGAGTTCTTATCTCATAAATATTTGATTGCAGATGGTTTGTGTGCAAGAACCAG ACTGGTAATGAAGTACTTGAACAAATATTTTCtgaatcaaaagaaaaagaaagaggagGAAGTAGTAAGTTTGATGCCACTTGTGGAAGGAAGAAGCAAGAAAAGAAGTGCAATGCTCTTCTATGAGATACTG GTTTTGAAAAGCAAAGGATATGTGGATGTGAAACAAGAAAGTGCCTATGAAGAGATCCTTGTCTGGAAATCTTCGTGTTGGGAGGGAGCATGTGATAAAAGTTGGGTGGGTTGA
- the LOC136233156 gene encoding sister chromatid cohesion 1 protein 2 isoform X2, with the protein MFYSHCLVSRNGPLGAIWMAAYFLNKLNKSQVTQIDISSSVDKILQDEVDVVTYRVLAYLLLGVVRVFSKKVEYLFNDCNKALLKIRDLMVSNKDSTQLETLCAPYFSITMPEKFELDAFDLEILEDAIGGHVLPHEDITLKESRLETEITFLQTSDKHRYEEFATCQDICSASHNLSEDVLASHQSRCNVEMGASHDLSNLEASKEMHQGDGSSLHEPVDHEMSSMVEEEPLNPVKLYTDKHHSKKEHTQVLEVVGLDGMHEEPSMQELWGKSICEEALLNLQIFSEVGQEDDNRAKLSCEHHQTNAEELEAANEAQLLVENHQIIEEDCNGINDKIIEEHCDVTNTEASMEKLRDNRVSHEEHKDMELFSMVEEPPEYGEIFDGEHQNNSEHGKLLMVEEPAENTRSFGEKHQTAVQHKSSLDGSPSGNMKFKIFSEDRSLSVTLDTTPTSKFPNASGVSTPEVLGIPTPVAKEGPRVPRKRKCHFDDVIVFPNNVIRRCIEDSTDLVSKRRKAPHTALDAWRAHHVSSLSHCFLEPLIPCSSSELRSLFCQQKLKIPASLDSENLKGKFVSEYPDANSSVENVESLQRLDESKACNDGRSVENTNSLDEPNVSISLTVNRLVEAVEPPEKVDVSGSPTAARSLEQTAIAPETPVQCTKSLRSFESPERPEVSDLDRVRLESEREEKDQSSDKQQDSDLSFINEGTKSSERDNQDQNGLCARTRLVMKYLNKYFLNQKKKKEEEVVSLMPLVEGRSKKRSAMLFYEILVLKSKGYVDVKQESAYEEILVWKSSCWEGACDKSWVG; encoded by the exons ATGTTTTACTCTCACTGTCTTGTATCAAGGAATGGGCCATTAGGTGCTATTTGGATGGCCGCTTACTTCCTCAAcaaactcaacaagtcacaggTCACTCAAATTGATATCTCCTCTTCAGTTG ATAAAATTTTGCAAGATGAAGTTGATGTTGTCACATACAGGGTTCTTGCCTACCTTCTTCTTGGTGTTGTCAGGGtgttctccaagaaggttgaaTATCTTTTCAATGACTGCAATAAGGCTTTACTTAAAATCAGGGATTTAATGGTTTCAAATAAAGACAGTACACAGCTGGAAACCCTATGTGCACCTTATTTCTCTATTACCATGCCGGAAAAATTTGAACTTGATGCTTTTGATCTAGAGATCCTTGAAGATGCAATTGG AGGCCATGTCTTGCCCCATGAAGATATCACCCTTAAAG AGAGCAGGCTGGAAACTGAGATCACATTTCTGCAAACTTCAGACAAG CATCGCTATGAGGAATTTGCTACCTGTCAGGATATTTGCTCTGCATCTCACAATCTGAGTGAAGA TGTTCTTGCTTCTCACCAGAGCAGATGTAATGTGGAGATGGGCGCATCCCATGATTTAAGCAACTTAGAAGCAAGCAAGGAGATGCATCAGGGTGATGGGTCATCTCTACATGAACCTGTGGACCATGAAATGTCTTCTATGGTTGAGGAAGAGCCTCTGAACCCTGTTAAACTATATACTGATAAACACCACAGCAAAAAAGAGCATACACAGGTTTTGGAAGTTGTAGGTTTGGACGGAATGCATGAAGAACCAAGTATGCAGGAGCTTTGGGGTAAAAGTATATGTGAAGAAGCACTTTTGAACCTTCAGATCTTCAGCGAGGTTGGGCAAGAAGATGACAACCGTGCTAAGCTATCATGTGAACATCATCAAACTAATGCAGAAGAGCTGGAAGCTGCAAATGAGGCACAATTACTAGTTGAAAATCATCAGATTATTGAAGAAGACTGCAATGGTATAAATGATAAGATCATAGAAGAACACTGTGATGTGACTAACACTGAAGCAAGCATGGAGAAGCTTAGAGACAATAGAGTCTCTCATGAAGAACATAAGGACATGGAATTGTTTAGTATGGTCGAGGAGCCTCCAGAATATGGTGAAATTTTTGATGGAGAGCATCAGAACAACTCAGAGCACGGAAAGTTATTAATGGTTGAGGAGCCTGCAGAAAACACTAGATCATTTGGTGAGAAGCATCAAACTGCAGTACAGCACAAATCATCATTAGATGGGTCTCCTTCAGGAAATATGAAGTTTAAAATCTTCTCAGAAGATCGTTCATTGTCTGTTACTTTAGATACAACTCCTACATCCAAGTTCCCAAATGCTTCAG GTGTTAGTACACCAGAGGTTTTGGGTATTCCTACCCCAGTTGCTAAGGAGGGTCCTCGGGTTCCAAGGAAAAGAAAGTGTCATTTTGATGATGTGATAGTATTTCCTAACAA TGTGATTAGGCGATGCATAGAAGACTCAACTGACTTGGTGTCTAAACGAAGAAAAGCTCCACATACTGCTCTAGATGCTTGGAGAGCCCATCATGTTTCTAGTCTTTCTCATTGTTTCTTGGAACCATTGATTCCCT GTAGTTCATCAGAGCTCAGATCACTTTTTTGCCAACAGAAATTAAAGATTCCAGCATCACTTGATTCTGAAAACCTTAAAGGAAAGTTTGTATCTGAGTATCCAGATGCTAATAGCTCAGTAGAAAATGTTGAATCTCTGCAGAGGTTAGATGAGTCAAAAGCCTGTAATGATGGTAGATCAGTTGAAAATACGAACTCCTTAGATGAGCCAAACGTGTCAATATCTCTCACTGTCAATAGATTAGTTGAAGCTGTGGAACCTCCAGAGAAAGTAGACGTATCAGGATCTCCTACTGCTGCTAGATCTCTAGAGCAAACAGCAATTGCTCCAGAAACACCTGTTCAGTGTACTAAATCACTGAGGTCTTTTGAAAGCCCTGAAAGACCTGAAGTGTCCGACTTGGATAGAGTGAGACTCGAATCtgaaagagaagagaaagacCAGTCTTCTGATAAGCAGCAAGATTCTGATCTCAGTTTCATAAATGAG GGTACAAAATCAAGTGAAAGAGATAACCAAGACCAGA ATGGTTTGTGTGCAAGAACCAG ACTGGTAATGAAGTACTTGAACAAATATTTTCtgaatcaaaagaaaaagaaagaggagGAAGTAGTAAGTTTGATGCCACTTGTGGAAGGAAGAAGCAAGAAAAGAAGTGCAATGCTCTTCTATGAGATACTG GTTTTGAAAAGCAAAGGATATGTGGATGTGAAACAAGAAAGTGCCTATGAAGAGATCCTTGTCTGGAAATCTTCGTGTTGGGAGGGAGCATGTGATAAAAGTTGGGTGGGTTGA
- the LOC136233156 gene encoding sister chromatid cohesion 1 protein 2 isoform X3, with the protein MQLEAMSCPMKISPLKRAGWKLRSHFCKLQTSVLASHQSRCNVEMGASHDLSNLEASKEMHQGDGSSLHEPVDHEMSSMVEEEPLNPVKLYTDKHHSKKEHTQVLEVVGLDGMHEEPSMQELWGKSICEEALLNLQIFSEVGQEDDNRAKLSCEHHQTNAEELEAANEAQLLVENHQIIEEDCNGINDKIIEEHCDVTNTEASMEKLRDNRVSHEEHKDMELFSMVEEPPEYGEIFDGEHQNNSEHGKLLMVEEPAENTRSFGEKHQTAVQHKSSLDGSPSGNMKFKIFSEDRSLSVTLDTTPTSKFPNASGVSTPEVLGIPTPVAKEGPRVPRKRKCHFDDVIVFPNNVIRRCIEDSTDLVSKRRKAPHTALDAWRAHHVSSLSHCFLEPLIPCSSSELRSLFCQQKLKIPASLDSENLKGKFVSEYPDANSSVENVESLQRLDESKACNDGRSVENTNSLDEPNVSISLTVNRLVEAVEPPEKVDVSGSPTAARSLEQTAIAPETPVQCTKSLRSFESPERPEVSDLDRVRLESEREEKDQSSDKQQDSDLSFINEGTKSSERDNQDQKMVEFLSHKYLIADGLCARTRLVMKYLNKYFLNQKKKKEEEVVSLMPLVEGRSKKRSAMLFYEILVLKSKGYVDVKQESAYEEILVWKSSCWEGACDKSWVG; encoded by the exons ATGCAATTGG AGGCCATGTCTTGCCCCATGAAGATATCACCCTTAAAG AGAGCAGGCTGGAAACTGAGATCACATTTCTGCAAACTTCAGACAAG TGTTCTTGCTTCTCACCAGAGCAGATGTAATGTGGAGATGGGCGCATCCCATGATTTAAGCAACTTAGAAGCAAGCAAGGAGATGCATCAGGGTGATGGGTCATCTCTACATGAACCTGTGGACCATGAAATGTCTTCTATGGTTGAGGAAGAGCCTCTGAACCCTGTTAAACTATATACTGATAAACACCACAGCAAAAAAGAGCATACACAGGTTTTGGAAGTTGTAGGTTTGGACGGAATGCATGAAGAACCAAGTATGCAGGAGCTTTGGGGTAAAAGTATATGTGAAGAAGCACTTTTGAACCTTCAGATCTTCAGCGAGGTTGGGCAAGAAGATGACAACCGTGCTAAGCTATCATGTGAACATCATCAAACTAATGCAGAAGAGCTGGAAGCTGCAAATGAGGCACAATTACTAGTTGAAAATCATCAGATTATTGAAGAAGACTGCAATGGTATAAATGATAAGATCATAGAAGAACACTGTGATGTGACTAACACTGAAGCAAGCATGGAGAAGCTTAGAGACAATAGAGTCTCTCATGAAGAACATAAGGACATGGAATTGTTTAGTATGGTCGAGGAGCCTCCAGAATATGGTGAAATTTTTGATGGAGAGCATCAGAACAACTCAGAGCACGGAAAGTTATTAATGGTTGAGGAGCCTGCAGAAAACACTAGATCATTTGGTGAGAAGCATCAAACTGCAGTACAGCACAAATCATCATTAGATGGGTCTCCTTCAGGAAATATGAAGTTTAAAATCTTCTCAGAAGATCGTTCATTGTCTGTTACTTTAGATACAACTCCTACATCCAAGTTCCCAAATGCTTCAG GTGTTAGTACACCAGAGGTTTTGGGTATTCCTACCCCAGTTGCTAAGGAGGGTCCTCGGGTTCCAAGGAAAAGAAAGTGTCATTTTGATGATGTGATAGTATTTCCTAACAA TGTGATTAGGCGATGCATAGAAGACTCAACTGACTTGGTGTCTAAACGAAGAAAAGCTCCACATACTGCTCTAGATGCTTGGAGAGCCCATCATGTTTCTAGTCTTTCTCATTGTTTCTTGGAACCATTGATTCCCT GTAGTTCATCAGAGCTCAGATCACTTTTTTGCCAACAGAAATTAAAGATTCCAGCATCACTTGATTCTGAAAACCTTAAAGGAAAGTTTGTATCTGAGTATCCAGATGCTAATAGCTCAGTAGAAAATGTTGAATCTCTGCAGAGGTTAGATGAGTCAAAAGCCTGTAATGATGGTAGATCAGTTGAAAATACGAACTCCTTAGATGAGCCAAACGTGTCAATATCTCTCACTGTCAATAGATTAGTTGAAGCTGTGGAACCTCCAGAGAAAGTAGACGTATCAGGATCTCCTACTGCTGCTAGATCTCTAGAGCAAACAGCAATTGCTCCAGAAACACCTGTTCAGTGTACTAAATCACTGAGGTCTTTTGAAAGCCCTGAAAGACCTGAAGTGTCCGACTTGGATAGAGTGAGACTCGAATCtgaaagagaagagaaagacCAGTCTTCTGATAAGCAGCAAGATTCTGATCTCAGTTTCATAAATGAG GGTACAAAATCAAGTGAAAGAGATAACCAAGACCAGA AAATGGTGGAGTTCTTATCTCATAAATATTTGATTGCAGATGGTTTGTGTGCAAGAACCAG ACTGGTAATGAAGTACTTGAACAAATATTTTCtgaatcaaaagaaaaagaaagaggagGAAGTAGTAAGTTTGATGCCACTTGTGGAAGGAAGAAGCAAGAAAAGAAGTGCAATGCTCTTCTATGAGATACTG GTTTTGAAAAGCAAAGGATATGTGGATGTGAAACAAGAAAGTGCCTATGAAGAGATCCTTGTCTGGAAATCTTCGTGTTGGGAGGGAGCATGTGATAAAAGTTGGGTGGGTTGA